The genomic region TGAAGTTTCCCAACACTCTAGGAAAGCAGGAATTGCCCCCAGAGAAGCCACTGGAGAAGCTCAGAACTTCCCATAGTGTGGAAGCCCAGTATCATACTTTAAATAGACATTTTTAGTCCACAGTTAAGCGAGCACTTTGGCTTAGCTGAGACTCAGCAGCACACACTCTCCTGCCCCTTACATATGGCTACACAGAACCTGTGGCATTCCATGGATACCTTGATCTCCAAGCACTAAGGCGCCAGCTTCCAAGGCAAAATCTCCAGAAGTGCCATCTCTGGAGAGTGTAACAGTCAGGCCAGAGCTGGTGGAAGTATTACCACAAACATACACACCTCGAGGAGCGATGTTACACACGGCCTAGAAGAGAAACAAAtactttttccttccccaaagTGAAGAATTTCATAAGCCTCATTCTAGAGAAACAATTCAAAGTAAACCCAAACTTGTTTCTTTCCACTGAATATGGCCCAACAGTAAAGCTCTAACTCCTTGCAACTCCAAGACACAAAATTCTGCAAAGCAGTAGGAGTAACTTTACTTGGAtggtattatttttttaagtaacaaTGTGAAAAAACAAATCAGTTACTCTGTGCTGGAGAGTCCTCATTCaacaaaagaataatttaaaaattttgtttgttaAGATGCTTGCATGCAAATCCATCACCTTGGCTAAGTGCAAATCATATCCTAATGCAATGGTCCATGTtagaaggattttttaaagaaggtCTAGGTGAATTCTGTCTCCCTTGGACTTCACAGTAACCATGGAAAAATACATGGAATTTAAAAATCActcagtttaagaaaaaaaaaaatctattactAATTGTCATAGTCATGCAGAAATACCTACTGAGATGAAAACCCAAACACAGCATCAGGTCCCTTTCCCAAAAAGATCTGTGCTAGCAACATGGAAATAAGGTAAGGAATGGAAGTAAACCTCACAGGAGGAGAGTCACAGGGTATCTGAAGTTGCATTTGTTCACAGATTAATTACTTAATTTCACAATGGACCAGCTAAATGAAGACAGGAAGGAGTGAGCCTCCTCACTGGGGAAAAGGGTTGGTGAAAAGAACTGTGTAAGAGCAGGACAGCAAGCCTGTAAGCCTGTCCTTGAAAACCCATGGGCCTGACAAGGACACCTGCTTTGGTGTTTAACAGGCTCCCTGGATGGCAGGAGAGCCCTTTGGTACTCTCCTGTACTTGAGGCATCCCACAAGAAAAGATagctccagccaggctcagTCAACCCTTTGGTCTCAGCACAGTTATCCTCCCATGGCTGCAAGTCAAGATAATAAGGAAAtagaggaaaacaggaaatagTAAAAAAGGAAACCATACTTGCAACATTTGACTTTTTCCTAATCCTGGATCTCCAACAACCAGGACATGTGGATCTCCTCGCACTGGGATTCTGTTCTTGTCATCCACAAACTTCTGACATCCTCCAAACAAGGCCAGGGCCAACCCTGCCTTCACAATCTGTTGTGGTAGAGGCCAACACTGGTAAGCATTCCATTCCATGGTGGTGACCAGCCCTGACAGCTCCCTAGAACTGCTTGCAATGACCTTTCCTTCTGGATCTCTGAACTTAAGGGTGTAAGGCTGCCACTCCCCTGACACCAAAAGAGACTGTGAGCCACAGTCTGTCACCATGatactttctgaaaaatcccctttgcccaagattttctcctgggaagccgAAAAGCCtcagaaaggaatgaaaaaaccAACAGttatctgattgctgctcctgtgtttgctgctttgaaatgtggcttggacattgtttaccaacaggtgaatgtttgagTGCTTCcatgggaattgttttttcttaatggccaatcagggccagctgtgttggactctctgAGTCAGCCATGGGTTTTTATTAATCGTttttgttaagccttctgaggtatcttttctctttctttattatagttttagtatagcataatatagcataatatgatatgatatatcataaaataataaatcagccttctaagaacttggagtcaaattctcatctctcaccttgtcctggggaccctcacaaacacaaCAGTCACATGTAAAAACAatccctgccccctccccctgtcccagaTAAGCTTTGTGAATCCTTTAGGAGTTGAATGGGGCATAAACATTTCAAACTGGAATTACAAGTAGAGTTTTTAGATTATTTACCTCATGGCCATAGATTGCAGGACAAAGAGAGCTGGAAAGCAAATCACAAGGTAACATAAGTGGAAGATAAATCATGTGTTACTATAAATAAATCACTTGTCCTCTCTCTCATCACAGAACACCTTAATAAACATAAAACTTTTTGGGTAGCTGTTGCTGAATTTCCAAcagaaatcagcagcagcaaatttcTTGAATTTTTTGGATAACCAGAGATGACTGaaacaagaaaagcttttcACTTGAGTCCCCACAAAGACAAAGGAGAATCAGCTTCCCAGTGGTATCTGCACCTGTTCTTGTCTTAATCAAGTAACTGCCTGTAACCCCCCTTTTAAAGTGCTGGGTTTGTGTTCTTTGACTCCACTGGGAGGGCCTGAGGGACATCCCAGCTAGAAGAGTACTTTTCAGTCTGAACTGAGGGTCTTTCACACCCTCTGCTCAGTTCTTGCACCTCTTTCCTCTACTGTAGAAAACCGGAGGACAAAATAGTACTTGTAAGTTGAATTTACATGGTGAGGATCAAAATTAACTGATTGTTTTTCTACCCAGAGCTTTCTGTCTAAGGTTAAACTAGAACACAGGCAACTCCTTAAATCTCTAAACTGCTCCCAAAGTCCCAACATTCCCACTGCAACACCTCCCTCCCAAGTCCCTTGTTCACTGCAGTTTCTTAGGTCTCTGTGGTTTCTATTATACGAGGCTCAGACATTTCACAGCTTTAGGATGAGCTGTCACATTTGTCTGAAGGTGTCACACTGATTCATGTTTAACCCTAGACCCAGTCTAGGTCTGATACAACTTACTTCACAATGAGCTTGAACAGATTTTCCTCAGCTTGAATTTCTTGGATAGCATAGAGGTCTTTAAGGGAAAACTCCATGAATGCTCTCTGAAAGGTCTCATCATCAAAATTCTTCAGTTTTTGTCCTTTACTGTTGCTGACAGAATTTGCTTCAATGTACAATAAGAACATACACTTGTCATTCTTATTCTTAGAAGGTCCTGTTAGAAAAATTGAGAAAGGATGATGGAGcattttttctattaataagTGCTCATATTATCTACAAATGGCATAGAGTAATTCAGAAATATCATGTACAGTCATGTTCATATTTAAGTACTGAACATCTGCACTTTGGAAAATTGATGCAAAGTAAGTTTCTAGTTACCTTTGTTCTTTGAAGCTCCCTCCGCTTATGTACAcgataaatattttcctgaaattgAGGATACATGTCTAGAGAGAATTTTGTCccagaataaataattttttccagagATTTTAAATTATGATATTATTGTTGTCAAAGCAAAGTTGAATATAAAATGTTTCCACTCaatattttgggggaaaaaaagatgcatGGTGCAGAAGCATTAAACATGTAGCACAGTAATTACTCAGTAATTATCAATTAATAATTAATCATTTTCTATATTGATTGATTACTGAGCAGAGAATGAAGTCTCAGAGTAAAACAGTCTTGCAGTTATCTGCAATGTATTCTTTCAGAGCAGTGCACAGCATATTTCTTCactttgggaaagaaaaggaaaaaaagagttgaaAGATTTCTCTAGGGAGACTAAGCTAAGATAACTCTCCTTCACAACAGTGTGATAGTTCTCCTAATGTCTGAAGGAGATACTAAAGAGAAAATGTTAAGCAAATAATGCCCTAAAATAACTCTTCATTGCAAAAGTTTGGTAACTTCCAaggaaatttatattttatggaCTTATGGCACCGAGAGCTCCCACTAAGGGGAGTGACTGTTGTTGTTCTTGTGTAAGCACtaccaaaaaccccactgtAGGAAAAAGATGCTGCACTCACCTTCCTCAGTGCTTGCCACCTTCACTATGCCTGTGACAGTGACCATGTCTCCAGGGACACAGCTGTCCACGAGATCCTGCGCCAGCTCACACTCGATGGTGCGCGGGATCCGTCCTGCTTCCCGCTGGTCGTCTGCCATGAGCTCCTGCACCCTGCAACacaccagggcagctgcacaccctgcagcagcagcacacagcacctgcagctctgggcacctTCCTCAGGGCACGCTTCACTAAATGGGTATAAACCACACAAAAAGCCCAGAAATGCAGTAGCTGTGAACTCTGAGttgaaatgcagattttctaCCACTAATGAGCATGTTCATGTAGAAATGAGTACAGTTAATAAAGTAAAAGGGAcctatgtaaaaaaaaaaaaaaaaaaaaaagaactcagAGATGATAGCCCCCATGAATTCTTAACAGGTATTCCAACCCTGGAAAAGTCCAAGGAATTTCTCAGACCATAACAGAAGAGCAGTTGACTCTGGTTGTGACAGttccagctctggctctgcaccTGGAGCTCTGAGACTCCCTGGAAGCAAAGCCAAGCTTTACCGAAGAAGCTGTGATGAACAGCGCCCTCTGGAGCTGATAAGACCAGCACGAGTTTTTGCATTAATGTCACTTCAAACTAAGATTTTTAACCTTCCAGTTTACTTCCAGCTCATTCAGGTCAAGTGGCACAGCTGACCAATGTAACATAATAGGGTTTTTCTAGCTGACTTACAGCTCGTTAAAGGGAATAATGAAATCATAGATGCAATTAGAAATTATTGATAAATGCAGCAAAGAGCACAAACTGAGCATCTCTCCAAGAGCTGGGTAAGGGCAGAAGGAATTTCCAGGAAACTATGACAGGGTAGGTTACAAAGTATACCAGCACCTGGATAAAACAACTCCTTTGTGATACAAACGTTGGAGAGTGCTTGCTGCAAAAGAGTAAGATTATTAAAATCACACTGTAACATCCTGTCACTTTTTCACACTGTAACATCCTGTCACTTTTTGAGTGTCCTGTCACATCACATTTTTGTGCTTACTTGACAGACTGCCAGTCCACTGTGGTGGTTAGAGGAGAGCTCCTGTCAGCTGTGAAGGACCTGCCCCGGCATTCAGGAACAAGGCACTGCAACAACAGGAATTCTGACTCATTCCCAGCCTTTTTTAAAGTCCTAGGGTGAAATTGTcttatttgattaaaaaaacccaaacaacaacccccaaaaaaacctacAAAGCAATAAAATTCAGCATCATTCCATGAAAAAACACAATTAAATTAGGGCTACAAATTAGGATGTACATAATTGTGAGGATCTATCAAGCACAGACACATGAACTCTGACTCACAGCTGTTagagcaaacacagcagaattGTGTGATCCCCTCAGTGAACTGGTTTGAGAAAAACCAGGCACTGTCCTGTGTCTAATGACTTATTAAGTCCAGAtaataaaaagttaaattaaaatagaaagttctaaacaaaaaaaccaaacaatgtATGCATAGAAAACCACCACAGCAAGGTGGATCTTTTTAAACACAACTGgtgaaatggaaattaaacGAGATAATATTTTTCCAGGTTTCAGGGAATTTCTATGTATTTTTGGTCACATATCCTGTTCCAGCAGCATACATTTTTTACATGTAACAAGGGTCTGAAGTAAGAAAAGTGACATGGtatgtttaattatttttcaacGTGTCAGTTGTTTAACCTAgctttaaagactttttttttctctttttttttttttttacattttaacatCTGTGGTGCTGATTTTTGTGAAAACACACCAAAAAGCATGAAGTTTTGGCTTACCTTGGTGGGAAGGGTGTACTTCCCATCAGGGAGAGGAacaccctgcacatccccacaggcagcacagacGAAGGCCAGGTTGGTGCACAGGGGTTTGATGTTGCTGACCCTCACCACGGTGCCACGCAGGGCGATGTACTTGCCATAGCAGTTGGCCCTCACGTTTTTCAGCTGGGTTAGAGGCTCATAGTTGTACACCCTGCATtagcacacagaaaaaaaaaaggacaagaataacccccaaacccatccaaacacagacaaaaaaatcctactCCCAATTAAAAAGGgtaaaatccagaaaaaaaaacgCTTAGAAGTATTTTTTGGTGAATCCACAGAACAGTTTTTGATTCTTGCTCTAGAAAGCAGCAGAACATTCAATATTTTCACATGAATCGACCTCAACAGACTCAAACAGTACAGTTTGTTTATCCAGTGACACCTCTGGCCAAGCAATACATTACTTTAAGATCATCCATAACTGTCTCTTTCCACAGTTTCAGATAAAGCCTGGAATTTGGACTTAGAAGGACTAAAGTTTTATTATGGCTCTGCCACCACCAGCagggaattaaaaataataataaaaaagaaaataattttaaaaggtaatttGAACTCCAATAGAGCTTACACTCCCAATTCCCTCAGACCCTTGAAGTGTGAGATGCCATTACTTCTGATGAAGAAAAAAGTTCTAAAgatttgtttcattaaaaacttCTCCAGTCaatagaaatttaaataattctgcttttaatCAATACAATTCTATTTATAGAATAATTGTTCTGCTTATAAGTTACTTCTCTACTTACAAGCTTTTCTAGTTCAAGctgttttttcagtttaaaaggaggtttcatttcacttttttctgcACAAGGATATGAAGtcacagtgaagagaaaaagcagaatgtaGAATGTTCTCCTGGAAAAAGCTTCACAGAGCCCAGTTTTCCCTTAAACATGCAAGCCACACATGGACACTGGCAAGGATTAGCCAGGAGGCAAACAGCTCTTCCTTGGGAAAGAAGAAGTGCCAGCCCCCCTTACCTGGCATGGATGAGAGGCACGTTTATGACAGGTTCCCCCTGCAGGGGCAATCcctcctgcacctgcagctctgctgcgTGCCTCTCCAGGTCCTTGGTGAGCACCTGCATGGAACAGGAAGGGACACAGATGCCCACAGGAATTAGAACTCCCAACATGGAGAGACACAGGTGTTAGAACTACATTTAGTTTTAGCCATCTGCTCCAATGATTAATAAGGAAAATGCACCAAGACCAAAGCAACTTCAAAACGTGATTTTGTGGGTCATACAGGAAGAGGAGAGATTGAAGGATTTGAGTTTTAAACAAACAGTAATTTGccctaagaaagaaaaacacagagatgTGGGGTTTATAACATAATGGCCTCTAAGTGCCACTGATTCTTTTTGGTTGTGAGGGTTCTATTCCATGTATCAGAACCTCCTGTTTACCTGATGAATTGCCAGACCCATACACTGCAGTATTTTCTGAGGCATGTCCCTGAGTTCAGTAGATATATTTGGTATTGATTTAGTCAGCTCTCTGTCCTGGATTAGCTCCTTATAATCCACGAGAatgcttccttttctttctatttcatCCTGGGAAACACcataaataacaaaatacacTTCAAATTAGAAGCAAAACACCCAAATTGTGTCCTAGATGTTTCAGGTCTCTGATGGAGGTTACTTTTGATGGggaaaaaacactaaaaatctGTAATGTTCTTGTATCAACAACAGGCTGTTGGGGTGGGATATATTTGGCTTTGGTTTTTACCTTGTCATAAAGCTCAATGCGCTGCATgaaaaacttttcaaaggctTGAGTCTTCTGGACAAAAGGAGACTTGTCATTGTAAACTAATTAGAAACACACCATGTTAGTCACAGAAATAATTCTTTCCACTTCACAAAATACATAAACAggtaatttttcttccattgtTTTTCTGCACTGCAAAACTAAGGCAGATGATACATCTCCACAGGATCCCAGTAATGATCACAAAGGTTACAGTATATCACAAGAGTGAAGTCTTTATggtatttatgtttttatagaTGAAATTTTGGTTGTTCTTTATTTGACTTATAACTCTACTAACACTACATGTAATAAATTCTAgaaaaataggttaaaaaatACCTTCAGAGAAATAAAGTTTCCAGCCCTTATAGGGAATAAATTGGTCCATCGTTGATTGGACTAGGCGAGATTTtgctgggagaagaaaaaaaaataataacgTGGATTGAAAGAATACGGATAGTGAAATTTTGCAAGTTTTATTCTCTGTGATTCTTTTGACCAAGGGAGACAAATAGCTGTAATTGCCTAGCACAGTGCGTTAGAATAAAAGCATTATGGCTTCAGAAAGCAGAAGTACAGGGGCTGGCTCACCAGGTTCGGGCATCCTTTTGGGCTCTCCCTTCTGTCCTCTGCCTcgccatcctcctcctcctcgccatCCTCCTCGCCATCCTCCTCGCCATCCCTGGAAGCCTCTGCCCCGGGCACATCCCCtgcccctgagctccctgctcatcTCCCGCTACCAGACGCGACGGCAAACcaagctgaggaaaaaaattgcaccAGGAGACACTTAATTGAAACCAGTGCTGTTTTCCAGAGGACACCCCGCGGCAGGCAGGCCCTAGCTCCCCTAGCACAGCGCGGGGAAAGCtcggagcagccccgggcccggGCGGGCGCTCGCTGCCCTCAGCGCCGGCTGCCGGCTCCCGCCTCCCGCGCTGCCGCACTGCGCAGGCGCGCCTGCCGAGGCCTCACCCGCGCGGGTCCGGCGCCTGCGCGGGGGCCCGGcgcgagcggcggcggcggcggcggccatGGAGGGCGGCCCGAGCGCGCGCATCCGTGAGGGCGACTGCGCCGTGCTCAAGCGGGACGAGGTCTTCAAGGCGGTGTCGGTGCTGCGCCGCAGGTGAGCGCCGCGCCGGCGGCTCCCGGTGCCGCTCGGTGCCGCGTTTTGCGCCTTCCGCCTTCCGCCCCCGCCACCCTCGGTGCGGCTGTGGCGGGCCCCGCCAGAGGGAACGGGGTCCCGGTGCCGATCGCTGTCCCGGTCCTGCCGCACCAGGCAGGAATAGCGGCCCCACGAGACTCGTCTGACAGGCGGCGGGAAAGGTTTTAATCTTGTCTCGGTCCCTGCGGGAAGAAACCCCTTAAGCCCGGAAGATCTGCTGGCCGCATTGCTGATAGGACTTTGGAGAAGATTCCGGAGGTTTGGCGGTGCCGGTGTCAGAGCGGTGCCGGTGGGAGCGGAGCCGAGCAGGGTGCCCGCCGGGCCCGCGGTGTCCGTGAGGTGCTGATGAGGATCGGGAATTGCCCCGAGCGTGTTCATCGGTGTGCCGGGGATGCCGGCGCTCCGCtcgggctgctgctgctctggtgccaGCAAAGCGCTCCCGTTTCGTTCTGCCGggccagctggcacagcaggagagcGCCTGCAGCCCGGCAGGGAGTGCTGAAATcgctgggcacagcctgggctctcGCCTGGCAGTTCTGTAGGACAGTCAGTCAGTACTGGGTAACGTGGCCAGGTTATTCTCTAGGATGGAGATTGAAAGGTGCTGTGCTTGAACGGCACTGGTTTGAAAATGATGTTGTTCAGTATTAGTGCTGAGTATAATTTGCGTAATTACGGCTCATATTGGCAAGTTTTGACTTGAATGTGAGTGTGGCATAGCTCTGTTCCATTTGCCAAGATTGGTATTTCCCGGGATAGCAAGGCAGCATTTGTTGGTCAGCCTGAAAGTTAAAGGCTTTGTGAATCCTGTTTTTAGTGAAGGAAGATAAAATGCACACCTGCCTTGGtgcaattaaaatgaaagggatggtaaattaaatttgttttaatgaaaCATTTCCAGGATTACTCTCTGTTTTCTTCATAGTCTTTTGGCAAATGttatttcagaggaaatttACAAAATATAGGACCATACTCATCTTTTTGCTACTACTCTCCATGACCCAGCTTGGATTTAATATATTTCTGACTTTCTAAAAAATTATGCTGACAGGTGCCATAGCTTTATTTTATCTGTcatttgaaaatgcttttgaactgggaaaaaaaaagttcttcctATATGGTCTATTTAAgttctttgttcttttcctgaCCAGTTCCAGTTTAACGTGGGTTTTGTGGTTAATTTCACTCTTTGTGCTTGTCCTGCTTTTCTTCAGGGATATAGATGAAAATGTTATATAAAAAGCTATAGTTTAGGCTCAAGTATAGAGGGTTTCagatacaataaaaataatgctttaagTATTACTCACTGTTctgttatttcagaaaaataatttttgagaaGCAGTGGTTCTACCTGGATAATGCCATCGGACATATCTATGGAACTACCTTTGAAGTAACCAGTGGTGGAAACCTCCAGCCAAAGCAAGAGGTGGAAGAGACAACCACAGGTATCCCAGAGGATTGACAGAAAAACgatttcaaattaatttgtttctttgatGATACCAAAGAAATTGGGAAAGCTTTCTATTAATCATTTGTTAGCTACATGCTGCTTATATTCTTTCTGTTATAGAAGTGCATGGTTTTGTCTTGATCAGTGGTTTCACTAGTCCTGTAACAAATAATCTTTTTAATGTGGGAGAAAATTTGAACCTCAGTCTGGGTGATTTTATTTACATTCAGTTTTACCTCACATATTACATTTCCTTGCTTAGGCTGTACTTTGCAAGGCCATGAGAAATGTGTGTTTAACCACAAGAAAACTGCTTTCTGTGACACTAAAATCGTGTGTTTCTCCCACTTATTTGGAGGTAGATTTTACAAATCTGTATCCTTTTCCTTTAGAAACAAAGGAAGCAGGGACAGATAATCGTAACATAGTTGACGATGGGAAGTCTCAAAAACTGACTCATGATGACATAAAGGCTTTGAAGGACAAGGGTATTAAAGGACAGGTAAAAAATAAGGTTTTGGTGTCATTTCTGTGCTACCTTGATGGTTATATTTTAGTTTCTGAAAAAGGATATTCTTTTTATCTGTGCATAgatttcagtgctttttctttgttcaaCTGGTcaagtctttcttttttttttttttttttggttttacaAAAATGCTAAAGCTGTTTTCAGAGAAAACTTTATGTAAGGTTGGCAACTTTGTCAGAGGAGAGTAAAGAATAAATTTTTGTGGCATCAGAAGTCATAACAGATAAAGTACAGCTCACATAATCACcatttagttttgtttgtgtATAAGGTTCGAAATACTATTTCTGTATTACAGAGGTATTAAAATTGTGCAATAATTAAACTGTCAAAGGTGTAGGAAAAGATTATGGCCAAGCAATGATGTTTTATCAAATGACACTGTGTAACAAATGTACCAGCATTGTGCCTGCGGGCAGTGCCTGCTACACAGGGGTGATGCTGGTGCTTTATCTGTACCTGGGAAACTCAGAGTGTTCCCAAGAGATCAGTTCTGTTCTGTTAGAAAAGGAGTTGGTATTTAAGCCTGCACCTTTCATGAAGTAAGGGATCTTTAAGCCATTTAAAATTGTTACTGAGACATTGCAGCCAGTTGTGTTGTGCAGATGCTGTCAGGCACAATCCTCTCTGCTCTTTGGTTTACCCTTTCtaagaaaatcaggaaattgCTCATGCTTACCTCAAGTTCAGTTCCTGGTTGCATCTTGCTCTCTGGAgcagtttttctgctttttcctgctggGTCCAAGGAGTTTGGAATGGTTCCTGTGTTTCCATGGTTGTGCTGCTGGTTGTGTTATCTCTTGGAGAAGAATGTGCTGATCAGGCTGACAGCTTtgatggtttttgttttcactgtccATGGCAGAAGATCCCTCTGATGCCTTTCCTCTGTGTCCTCAGCAAGCCTGTGCCATGCATCTCCTGTGCTTTTATTAACTCTGCTTTCTGGACTGTAACTAATATTAATTTTGAGCTACATTAGCAGCAATAGGTATTATTCCTCCCTTTGTGTCTGTTAAAATCTGAATTCCTGTTTGTGAATGACGTGTCTTGGTGATGCAGGACACTTCCCTGTTTCCTCACTGTAAATTTtactgcaacaaaaaaaaaaaaccaaaaacaacaacaacaacaacaacaacaacaacaacaacaacaacaaaaaaaaaaaaaaaaacacaaaaaaacaaaacaaaacaaaaaaaccaaaaaaaaaaaaaaaccctacaaaacaACCCAGgcactgaatttatttttttcctagcataaagcaaaaaagaaagagatcCTGTTTCAAATCATTAATCACATATGTTAAGTGTTTGAAGGAATAATGGCCTGAAAAGCACAATAGGAAGTGAGGAATACTTGCACCACTCTGTTATTTGAGCAGGTTTTTGAAGCACAAGGGGAGCTGTGGTGTCCAAATTTAAAATActccatttttttcatttgtcccCTCCATGTTTAATAGAACCCATAATTTTTAGCAGTTAAACTACTTGGATCACAGAACCTAAAATAGCAGCATTTTTGTTCTTGTGTTGCTGGCATGGAGATAAACCCCAGGCAAGGAGGGTCCTGTtggattggtttggttttactGGAGGTCCTAAAGATCCCTCCCAGCTGGAATCTGAAAGCATGAGAAAGAGTTGGGTTGGCAAAGGGGGGAGATTAGAACAGGGAGACCAAGAAACTAAAACTGAAATTCTGGGAAGACCTGGGagctagaaaaggaaaaaaatcaggaggaGTATTGCAGGAAGTAATAAATGCTAAGGACTTGGACATTGTGCAGGGAGTTGGTACAGTAGGGTGGCAAAATTTGTGAGACTGAAAAAATTATTGGAGTGAGGGAGATGTCTGGTGATtaaccagagcagaggggaggaaCTACATGGAACAGGGAAAAAAGGTACCCTCAGAGATGCTGGAATCAGAGACCCAAAGAGGGAGTTGGATTAAATGAAATGTTACTGACAATATTCCAGgataaacattttcatttctatgATTTTTATGCAAAACTATGTGATGAAATTCCTACACATAGTCAGTGTAATGCCTCACTGGTCCTGTTGGTTAACAGAGAGTGACTTTGCATTAGTGTCAGGAGAAGTTCATGGTATACATGCCTCtactggaagaaaatattttcactgcttgtttaaaaaaatactgtctatgaaatgaatgagaaataaatgcTAGCTGTAACAAAAATGAATTGTCTCTTCCAAGGAAATAGTTCAACAGTTAATAGAGAACAGTACAACATTCAGAGACAAAACAGAATTTGCTCAAGATAAATAcataaagaagaagaaaaaaaagtaagtgaattttaaaatgtgaaaaatatttggtAATTCCCTAAATTGTTGAGATTAAAATAAGACCATGACTATGTTTTTTTACAGATATGAGGCAGTTATTACAATTGTGAAACCATCCACTCGCATCCTTTCAACCATGTATTATGCAAGGGAACCTGGAAAAATTAAGTGAGTTttcatttggtttctttttttcaaatgacAACAGCAAGATACTTGAATACTTTTTAAATACCTGCACTATACCAAAGTTTACAATACtcacctttcttttctttcccttgaaCGTGAGGATTATGGTTTAATGAAAGATAATGTGACACTGACAATTAATTAATATGGCAGCAAACAGGAGAGCTCTTCTGCATGCAGCACCAGAATTCACCATTTCCCTGTTAACACCACCTTGCTAATtgcccacacacacagaagCTCTTTGATTTTCTAAGGTACCTCTTACCTGCTTTGGGTCTGGCTCAGTAACAAGATAACCAGC from Molothrus ater isolate BHLD 08-10-18 breed brown headed cowbird chromosome 3, BPBGC_Mater_1.1, whole genome shotgun sequence harbors:
- the MCM8 gene encoding DNA helicase MCM8 isoform X1 translates to MSRELRGRGCARGRGFQGWRGGWRGGWRGGGGWRGRGQKGEPKRMPEPAKSRLVQSTMDQFIPYKGWKLYFSEVYNDKSPFVQKTQAFEKFFMQRIELYDKDEIERKGSILVDYKELIQDRELTKSIPNISTELRDMPQKILQCMGLAIHQVLTKDLERHAAELQVQEGLPLQGEPVINVPLIHARVYNYEPLTQLKNVRANCYGKYIALRGTVVRVSNIKPLCTNLAFVCAACGDVQGVPLPDGKYTLPTKCLVPECRGRSFTADRSSPLTTTVDWQSVKVQELMADDQREAGRIPRTIECELAQDLVDSCVPGDMVTVTGIVKVASTEEGPSKNKNDKCMFLLYIEANSVSNSKGQKLKNFDDETFQRAFMEFSLKDLYAIQEIQAEENLFKLIVNSLCPAIYGHEIVKAGLALALFGGCQKFVDDKNRIPVRGDPHVLVVGDPGLGKSQMLQAVCNIAPRGVYVCGNTSTSSGLTVTLSRDGTSGDFALEAGALVLGDQGICGIDEFDKMGNQHQALLEAMEQQSISLAKAGIVCSLPARTSIVAAANPVGGHYNKAKTVSENLKMGSALLSRFDLVFILLDTPNEDHDHLLSEHVMAMRAGRRAAASSALVTRASSQEHSVLQTTSDRPLLERLKISTGENFDAIPHQLLRKYVGYARQYVHPSLSPEAAQVLQEFYLELRKQNQGADSTPITTRQLESLIRLTEARSRLELREKSTKEDAEDVIEIMKYSMLGTYSDEFGKLDFERSQHGSGMSNRSQAKRFVSALSSVAERTYNNLFDLQQLRHIASQLQLRVSDFESFIGSLNDQGYLLKKGSRVYQLQTM
- the MCM8 gene encoding DNA helicase MCM8 isoform X2, which produces MDQFIPYKGWKLYFSEVYNDKSPFVQKTQAFEKFFMQRIELYDKDEIERKGSILVDYKELIQDRELTKSIPNISTELRDMPQKILQCMGLAIHQVLTKDLERHAAELQVQEGLPLQGEPVINVPLIHARVYNYEPLTQLKNVRANCYGKYIALRGTVVRVSNIKPLCTNLAFVCAACGDVQGVPLPDGKYTLPTKCLVPECRGRSFTADRSSPLTTTVDWQSVKVQELMADDQREAGRIPRTIECELAQDLVDSCVPGDMVTVTGIVKVASTEEGPSKNKNDKCMFLLYIEANSVSNSKGQKLKNFDDETFQRAFMEFSLKDLYAIQEIQAEENLFKLIVNSLCPAIYGHEIVKAGLALALFGGCQKFVDDKNRIPVRGDPHVLVVGDPGLGKSQMLQAVCNIAPRGVYVCGNTSTSSGLTVTLSRDGTSGDFALEAGALVLGDQGICGIDEFDKMGNQHQALLEAMEQQSISLAKAGIVCSLPARTSIVAAANPVGGHYNKAKTVSENLKMGSALLSRFDLVFILLDTPNEDHDHLLSEHVMAMRAGRRAAASSALVTRASSQEHSVLQTTSDRPLLERLKISTGENFDAIPHQLLRKYVGYARQYVHPSLSPEAAQVLQEFYLELRKQNQGADSTPITTRQLESLIRLTEARSRLELREKSTKEDAEDVIEIMKYSMLGTYSDEFGKLDFERSQHGSGMSNRSQAKRFVSALSSVAERTYNNLFDLQQLRHIASQLQLRVSDFESFIGSLNDQGYLLKKGSRVYQLQTM